The Elgaria multicarinata webbii isolate HBS135686 ecotype San Diego chromosome 7, rElgMul1.1.pri, whole genome shotgun sequence nucleotide sequence CCACATGAAAATTATTCAATAGCCAGAGTACAGTATTGTATAAGAAGTAAACCTGGATTTGCTCTGTGGCCACTGACATATTAGACAACGGGCTCATTCACACATAACAGGAGCTAATCGTAGGTTATTTAACGCAAGATATGCTGCGGCACATGCCAGTTGCATTCtacagcctttttgaatattcaacctccGATCGGGCCAATTTAAGTTAACCTAATTGTAGGTTAAATGTGCGTTGTTTAATGCACAATTAACTTatagtgtccaggtttggatgtcatgtagAAACTCTCAATCAGGGGCTGGCTATTCAAAATGGCTGTAGAATTAACTCAGGATTTGCTGTTTACATGTgaacacaggaacataagaagctgctttatactgagtcagaccatttctccatctagcccagtactggcagcaatgcctctccagggtttcaggcaaaacCCTTTCattgccctacttggagaagccagggattgaacctgggaccttctgcatacaaagcatgtgctctattacactgagctatggcccctgccTGAGTCAACATCTTAAAACAAGAGGCTGACGTTTAGAGAGATGTAGAATGGCCAGCACCCATTTGTCAACCACTCTCATTCAAGAGCTCTACTGACCTCGTCTTCCAGTCTTCCTCTGATTTAGACCTGTTTTTACGAGCAGCTCTTTGCTTTTCttcaagccttttcttttcttcactggCTGCATCTATCAAGAGACAAAAAGGGGCTGTATCAAATTATAACATACTGAAGAGTACTTAAGTACCTGCAATAATGAGAAGCAAGTGACAGTGGCATTTTTAATGCCATTTTTGTTAGCACAACTAATATATCTCACTATCTTTTGAGCATTTTATGAATCAGACTGTAACTATATAGTAGATTGCTCAAAATAGCAGATTGCTGATATGATTATAAGAATCTAAAGCTCCCAAAGAACGGGGCTAGGCAAGTTATGAAGTGGACAACATGCAGGTCTGTGGGTCATATGCAACCtcctgtttttaaaacaaaacaaaacaaaaacaacctcaaTTTCACCATTGTAGTCCTATGCAGTGGGTTTGCTAAATTTTACCAgcaatatttctgtttttaaaaactggtgtggtgtggtgtgcgGGAGACAGACAAGGGCAAAATTGCCCTACAGATCTCCCACAGTTGTCCATCCGTGCTCCAAAGTAAGTGCAGTGGACCCAAACCAGATTGAGAGCCTAGCGTGAGAACTAGAGGGGGGTTCTCCACTGTGCCACTTTTTGGCAGTGAAAAATTACAGGTGCGGGTCCTCTTATCCAAATCTAGACCACAGCAAGGCACAAAGGGTTAAAAGCCCACCTATCTCCCAAACTAGGTTCCCAATTTGGATCAAGGGCCCTGTGCTTACTTCAGcacaagcaagacacaaataGATGTTAGCTGCATCTTCCTACCATGTAGCTTCTTGTTATTTACAATGTTTTTACATAGCCTTTGCTGCTACAACTTTACTGAAAGAAAAGTTTCCTTGCTGTCAATATATTGTGAACATACAATTGAATTAGGGGAAATCTGAACAATTCTGATGGCATCACTGTTACAAGAATCAAACAAGCCACTGATAAAGCTGATCATCATGAAAATGGACACGCGGAGGCTTGTTCTCATAGCAAACCGGAAACCTTCGTTCATGTAAATCAAACAATCTAAGGGGACACAGAATGAAAACGCACTGTGGAAAAGCTggatgtaaacattttaaaacagaaagcaTTCCAGGTATTTCCTAATTGGCACTAAGCTACTCCTTATATCACTAATGCAGGCATTCATCTATGAGGGGTTCTGTAAAACATGATTGTAAAAACAAATCTATATATGAAAAACAAGGCCTATAAAACACAGCATTTGGATATGGACATTTTAATAATTGTTGTAagtatacacttttaaaaaaatacctattTCACCATTTTCCATAGCTCTTATATCTGGCCTTAACCTGCAGTCAGTTTTAGGAATAACGCTTTCCATTTCTTGATCCAATTCGTTCAAAGCCATAGCAAAGTTAGTGAAGTTGTACATCTAAAAAAACAAagacgtgtttttttaaaaaaggttctttATTTTATGAAGAGTATCCACTAATAAGCTTACACACTCTCAAGGGAAGTATCCAATAGAGTTCctcagggatcagtcctggggcCTTTTTATTCAATGTTTCCATTAAAGTGACCTTGGGGAAGGAAGTAGGAGCCTTTTCGGGAAATACGCTGTTAACATTAAGTTATCTAAGAGACCTTTTAAACACAGAAAAAGATCAATGTTGTGCAAGATGAATGGGAACTAATAATAGAAAATGAAATAGAATGAACCAAATCATATGATGTGTTAAGTTATACAATGAAGGACCGATTTGTGTTATTTTCTAGTGGTTCATCAGTTGAAAACAAAAGATTacgaccagggccggtgccagactattttgcgcctaaggcaaggtgagctacttgcaaccctcccccccaaaattgccaacttcgattcagctgttcaagaagagtttctgaactattatactttccttttattatgttttttcttaaaacagctaatttgtataaaactgtgacccttaaagggcagtactgtgcccctctgaggtctgcgccctaggcggctgcctagttggccgaatggtagcaccggccccgATTATGAAAGATCCCAGAACGTGATCACCAAAAGATGGCTCCAGATTGCCAATGGGATGGCAAGCATTTAATAATATGGATAGGAATTAATTGGTGCCCTTGAACAAATCTCTAAGCCTTCAGTTCAacctctataccagccttccccaacctggtgctctccggatgtgttttggactgcaactcccataattctcagccagcatggccaatggctatgctgtctgggaactgcagtcctacacatgtggAAGGCATCAGATTAAGGAAGGCTGCTCTTCGTTTGCTTTAAGGAAGttaggttaaggaaggctgctctggttTTTATGACTAGACAGGACATCTAAGAAAAGCCATTGAAAAGGGACAGCCAACCTTCTGGGCAACCATGCCACAAATCAGTGTGAGAGAGTGCAACTCCAATCTGCACTGCTGTACATGTAGAAAGAGTTAAAAGAGGAAGGTCAGTGTCTTTGTTAAAGAATGTTGCTATTCTCATAACCTCAAATTGCCATGAGGAAAGGTAGAAAGGATTTCTAGGCATTAGAGATATCAAATTCTGGATTAATGTTCCTGAAACAAAAACCAATGGTCACCATTTCATTGTATGGATCCagtatttttccccttttaaatttGAATACATTTTGCCAGGTAAGAGACAACAAGAACATTTAACAAACGTTACTGAACATAAAAGCTAGAAGACAATAATTAAAAATTGAAAAGGAATTATATGTCCATGAGAAAGGGGATAGCCTTGCTCATGCTTGCTATTTAAAGAGAAAAGGCTATCAAATCATAGTCTGTTTAACTAGAGCCTATAAAGATGCTATCAACAGAGCTACCATAGGCTGGGCTTCTGATATTGCGAAGGTGGATGGGAGACTCATTTTGTTCCTCTGCTGCACTGCTAATCGCAGTGAGGGTTACATAAATACTAATGGGAGACAACGGGGAACCATCAGCTGACATTGTGTCTTTTACCACTGTTACACATAGCAATTTCATTAGTAAAGGAGGTGCTAGCTAGGGGGGACTTGGGGGTTGCGGGGAAGGGAAAATCCAATTAAAGTGCTGATACCAAATAGTAAACCTAGCACTGGGTTTACTGAAATGGAGGCATAAACTGGATCAAAGATACCTGGATTAATTCCATAATCCGATTTGCATGTCTATCCATggggttgtttaaatcatgggtagTCCAttacctgggcacggtaatggactggatgagggctaacaaactgagactcaatccagacaagacggaggtactgttagcgggtggttcatctgcccggcgaggtgatgtttgccctgtcctggacggagttgcactctccctaaaggatcaggtccgtagtttgggggtgctcttcgatccagaactgtcacttgaggcacaggtgaactcagtggcaaagagcaccttttatcagcttaggctgatataccaactgcgcccttatctggacagagatagcctagctacagttatccatgctctgataacctctcgtttggattactgcaatgcgttatacgtggggctgcctttgaaaacggtctggaaacttcaactggtacaaaacagggcagcccgtttactaacagggactgtctggcgagatcacattacgccagtccttttacaacttcattggctgccagtccaggtccgggcccgattcaaagtgctggtattgacatttaaagccctaaacggtttggggccaggttatttgaaggaatgcctcctcccatatgtacctacccggaccttaagatcatctacaggggcccttctccgtgagcccctgacaaaggaagtgaggcaggtggctactaggaggagggctttctccgctgtggcaccccggttgtggaatgatctccccagagaggtccgcctggcgcctacactgtactcctttcgtcgccagctgaagacctttttattcactcagtattttaacacttaattttaacttaaatttaaattatactgttttaactctgtattttaaccttatatcaattttgctgcgtggttttatcctggttgtgctttttatactgtattttgtatttgtgtttttaacctgttggttgttttatgatggttttaatttttgtgaaccgcccagagagcttcggctattgggcggtataaaaatgtaataaataaataaataaataaatagtcgtGAATgagcagtaacgagtgtgcataCTAGCTCCTGCCCACCTGCTCCCACTGAGTGAAACCACCTAGCGATactctgtccctgggttgttgaTCGTGATATGGGTTGTTACAAGAGAGACAATCCAGAGTAgtaaccctgggttgtttagctctgcTTAGCTGCAGTGGAAGTGATCGGGCAGCGAGAAGCAGCTCACTCCTGTTTCACTCACAATAGCCCTggattgttgtgatgtgtgaaccgaatcattctctctctctgtctctgtctctgtctctctctcacacacacacacacactaacaaaagaaaaatagagCATGCGTAAAAGTCCTTGAGAGACAGCAGCAAACTGATAAAACACAGAGACTTTTTGTCAACATTCTTTCTCACCTGTGTCGAGTTTGAAGGTCTTGGAACTATCCTCCATAACAACACACTTCCAGGAataacacacacactttcagaatCTGGCAGGGGCATCTCATCCGGTTCATCAGAACTACCTAACTACAAGAAGAACGTGTGTAAAGCTCAGCACATAAAACCCGGAAGCTGCTAATCAATACTTCACAGTAGCTCTTAGGAGATCAAAAGAGGCAAAGGCATAAATGGAATATACATAACTAGACctttaaaaacagattatatTTTTACAGATGTATGACTAACATGAAGAATGTTTTGGGAGCCATGGAAGATAATTCCTGAATACCTAGCAACTGGctctctctgggcctgttcagacaacatgctaagccatggttaagccgctaactcttttgcagcaaatggttagtgaggttatttaaaccgtggttatgtagctacctggttaggaatggttcacatgacatgctaactcatggttcacgtgataagctaagccataatgtttagctcaaaatgcttaaacaccgtggcttagcatgttgtctgaacagggtctgtctgtctgtatctctctctctgtggcatgTTCAAATTCTCAGATATGTCACGAGCATACTGTTAGCTGGTTCATGAGGAAAACTTTCAGTCTCTTTAAATGGTGATTATTGTAATTTTCTACTTTTCTCCAATAGAAGTTAAGGcaggttcccaggtggtctcccattcAGGCCCTGGCAAGAAGTTAATTAACTTCAACAAGGTGATTGTATTATATGTCTTCAGACCATTGCCACAGCCCAACAGTATAACAGTTAAACTGAGTAAATGACGGAAGTAGGTATTGATTAGATCATATAGGTATAATGGATCCCATGCCTTAATTGCTGCATGAcactgcttgtgagcttccacagACATCTTGCTGgctaaacagaatgctggactaagtaTACTTTTGATCTGATCATGCAAGtcagtttttatgttttaaaatttcagcTCCTAAAGCaatggggcggggagagagaatgTGCTACAGATGCCTAGAGCAGGATGGggtactgtttgtgggtggatgggtggcaatactcccccccccacatgtcaGGGGGCAGGTCCACACACCTGACACCCTCTGCTTCCTGACTGGAGCTCTTCGACTTGGCACTTTGGTCAGGGAAGCAAGAAAGAAGTCTAGACTTCTTTGCCAGTTCCAGACCCAAGAACTGTCTACAAGCTCCATCATGAAATTGTATACAAAACAAATAGTTGTTAGAAGGAAGAGAACTGTTACCACCGTGAAACAAAGTTTTGATTTATTGTTTTCTTCATCTCCCCTTCCACCATGAACTTCTCATCCTTTTCCTGTTTCTTAATTAGCTAGGATGTCCTATGGTATTGATGTGTCTGATACTTTGGGCGTAGTGTGTGATTATTAGCTGGAATTCTGCTCCTGATCCAATCTACTTCTTTTTCCTTATGTTTACACTttgtttcctccctctctccacacTTGATGCCTGCTTGTTGGTCTTTCcatttcctcctcttctgctAGAAATTTAGGTGTTCTTTTGCTCTTCCCTCCCACCGCCACATGTcatggggagggtgtgtgtgtgtgtgtgtctgtctaccCTGTTCATTTTTAGTTTACTCTTGAATTTTATCTTTGTTGAATTATTATAATTCTGTAGTTGTTTGCACTTCTCAAACCATAGGCTTTTAATTgctgtcttttttcatttttctcttcACGTTACTTTGATCACGTCATCTGTCTGCTGCTCTCTCTTTATGGGTTAAGTTATTCCATACACAGCTCAAGATTTTAATGAGCACTCCCCTCTTATCTTTCTCCTTCACTACCTTTTTGTTCCTTGGGTTCTTCCTTGCTTTCTAAACTGCAGATTTCTATCTCATTTGCATGTCTTTTTTGTTCTTGTTAATGCTCTGCCTGGCGAGTATTGTACAGCACCTAATTCTCATAGGAAGTAACAAAATATGAGCTTTGCCTTAACCATGAAATAGGACACCCCAAATTTCCAAGGACTACATATGTGCATCTTTCATTCATGGCCTTTCATATCAAATGGTCACAAGTCTGGTAGGAACAGAAACGTTTTATATGGTAAAATGCATCAACAGTTTATAGTATAAGCTGGAGTTGGCTACAGTTTTGTCCCAGTTCTGGCTGTGAGCTATAAAGAATCACACTAGTTTCATATGCTGAACATCACTTTATACTTTTGTTTCTCAAACCAGCCCTTCCTCATGTCACAAGgaaagctgcttttgaaatttgAGGAGCCTACTACTTAAATCAAATTTCGCTTGGAATGTGCAAGCCCTTTCTTGAGGATGCTTACAATAGTTCTTTCAATCCTGGCCTATATATTTATTCTTACACCAAGATCATCTCCATGTAAAGGAAAAGCAACTCTAAATTACAGCTAAAATACTGGAATTTAATAGGTTTAGTCTTCCTGCAATTTCTGTTACGCTTATTCTACGGCAGCCCTTAAAACCTGCTCCAGAGCAAACTGTTTTCTAAGTTGCAGTCTTAATCTTGAGAACCataagaggaaaaaatgaatgCATAATGTACTCTTGGCAAGCTGCTTGGCTCAAGAGCATGCACAGACAGCCTACTCTAGTATTTGGCACAATATGGTATGTTCACTTTAAGAAACTCAGCCTACAACAGAGCAAGTCATGGTCTGAAGACATGACAGGACAATTTTGCAAGTGATTCTGCCATAAGGGCAGCAGCATTAGCCCAGTTGAGTTAGCAATACCATCTAATCATTCCCATTGATTCTTGTGTGTTCAATAAAATTTCCACTTTGAAGAGTGGGGATTGTGTGGACACGCATCATGGGGTCACTTCTGCAGAGATGTGCTATGACTAAAGTTCAAAGGTTCATGGGTGCATATATGTCCAGAGAGGAATTCAGTAATAGCTCAATAATATAAATCAACCTGTAGCAAaacattaaggccttagctagacctaatgattatcccaggcaaatggaggggtcatccctgcctgctcccaggatccttgtgtgtcatttggatgcacagggatgatcccgggacaatcccgggatataggcctggtctagccatggccttagtttctATGTCGGCAAGAAAAATAATCCGGTGAAAGGTTGGTAGTTCAAATGTTTCTGAAAAGGACTTGGAAGTACTTCAACTTCATCAAGTGCTACTATCCTACTTATCTTTCCTTGTAAATTCTGACTAGCCAAAGAAAGCTGTCACATCTTAAGCACACTTGTGTCATACATCTTGCTCCACAACAATCTTCTGTATAAGCAGATACTGCAGGCTAGGTAAGAAGCCTATATGAAtgctatgtttttcttttcttccctgagCCTGTTCCCTGGGCTCTCCACAGGTGCTGTCACAAAGACAGCAGTATTTCTCCAGAGCCTTTTCATACCCCTGATAATAAGTACTGAAAGCTGACTGCAGATAGCAATCAAGTGAATCACTACTGAAGCATTTAGAATGAGGACAGTCTGAGGtcataaacattaaaaataattggtaGGAGCTGAAAGTATAAACAGTCCAAATAAAAGATTTAGCCAAGAGTTAACCATGTGCTTAAATCTTTCCCACTGAAAGCAAGGGGACTTAATTCTTAACTTTGGTTGGATAATACCCTATGGTTTTAGGTGAATAAAAGTAAGTTTACTTGTAACTTAAAtttcaatgtgtttttaaaagttaGAGATTCTTTCTGCCATGGGTTTGATCAACCCAATAGCATGCATGATCTGCGACTGCCTGTAGGATATTGCAATCCCCCTATCTTACAGAAAATAATTCCAGTTAGTTGTAATGGCAAGCTCTCTGCCCCATTTGAAAATGCAATAGATTTAGGGAGCTTTTGCACATTGGAAGACATTTGGAGGTGCCTCTAATTACAGGGATACAAGTTGTATCCATGTCCAGAAAACAAAATATAGGCCCAGTTTGGATGATTGCTTGAGATTTCATATAAACTATGGTTCTGAAGCCAAGAAGGAGTGTCAAGACTGTGccttcctcccttgccccatccCTTCTTCTGCTGCATACCGTCTTTGATGTGACGATCCTGGCTTGTATTAACCAAGAGTTCCCTGTTACATATGAACAGTTAACTAGGAAAATAAGAGGACACCAGGGTTTATAAAGCCTCTAACAGTAGTCTGAACTGTCCCTAACTGGGAATTAAAATATATGAAGCCTTAGACAAAAAGCTTTTGGGATTTTTGGAAGTTTTGGTGATAGATAGAAAGAAGTTTCTGTTAGGACAAGATGCATACGCTTTTGGGGCTTTAAATTTTGAACAGACCTCCTTGTTGCtttgttgctgtttattcgttcagtcgcttccgactcttcgtgacttcatggaccagcccacgccagagctttctgtcggccgttgccacccctagctcccccaaggtcaagtctgtcacctccagaatatcatccctacTCTACCCTTTAATATTAATAACTTGTTACTTTTTAATATTAATACCTGTTTattgtttttcttctcctctgTGTTTTTCTTGTCATTTTTTTTGTAAGCTTCAAATGTAGTAAGATCGACACTGTACAAACACTCAGTCCATTTTCCATATAGTGCACAAAGTTTCTTTTTGCTGTCAAAAACCCCAGAAAACAACTAATTTAGAAAGCGTAGGAATATTTTGGCttacttattatttttattattattatttatttatatagcaccatcaatgtacatggtgctgtacagagtaaaacagtaaatagcaagactctgccgcataggcttacaatctaataaaatcctggtaaaacaataaggaggggaagagaatgcaaacaggcacagggtcaggCCTCCTAGCAAACAGTCAACTCTCAGAAGCTAACCAATGTTCTAAGTACTCTACATGAATTACACTAATAAACATTTCAGGCCTTTTGAAAATGTATTCCTCCCATGCATTTTAGAACTATAGGCAGAAAGGACTTATTTACCTTTTATCTTGAATGTACCCTTCAACTTTGTGTAATTCCTTTCCAAAAAGTCCACAGGGCTTGAAATTTAACATACATTTTTCACCAGTTCTGAGGAAAAAGTATTAAATTGCAGCTTAAGGCACTTATAGTTTACTCGCAAATATATTACACATGTCTTGGCTtttgaaaatgaagaaaaaggGTCCCCTATCTAATATTCAATGCATACATTAGATTTCTGACCAATGTACCTGCCAGGACCACAGGTCATCTTCAgcggtccttctctgggagcccctgcaaAAAGAAgtaaggcagatggctaccaggaaaagggccttttctgctatggcaccctagttgtgggataagcttcctagagaggttcgcctcgtgcctatgttgtgctcttttcggtgcctggtgaagaccttttttattttcctaggcattttagcattccagtttctcagctctgctgttttaaatctgctattgtgttttaaatctctgcactgctgctgggttttactctggatgttttatactgtagttttacgctattgtattttatgctgtattttgtggtttaattCTTTGTGAATCccctcagggagcttcggctattgggcggtatagaaatgtaataaaaaaagaaaagtgaagtGGTAATGTAATAGTCCTTGACGTGTCCAAGGAAGTAGCCGACTCACACCTGCACTTTCCAGACATGTTGTGTGTCCAAGCAAGTGACAAATCAGACCAGTTCATATTACCTGACAACTCAAATTGCTTTTGGCAGTTTTAATTGTGCCCTGGAATTGGAGAGCCCATTTTATAGATGccataagtcagccttcctcaacctggggcgctccagatgtgttggactacaactcccagaatgccgcagctggctggggcattctgggagatgcagtccaacacatctggagcgccccaggttgaggaaggctgccataagtgGACCATGCTGCACTTTCAAGCCAAGTAGCAAGTTAGATTTCCAGCTTACTTGTGATTGGTTATTTCCATATTCCCATATTGCTCAATCCAAAGCTTGCCCACGATAATATTATGCACACAACATGTAGGATTTGTCCATGTATATGCTTCATTGTGTCTGAGGGGAAAAGAACAGAAGCAGTTAGATTCTTATCCTTTTTTGTAAGGATACTATTAAAACCTGTCTTTAGAAAAGGTATGCAGACCTAGACGTTAATCTATTCTCTGCCACTGGCAATACATCAATGAATGTAGAAGGTACTGGCCATATACACacaagcaaaagaaaatgttgaTTTTAGGTACTCCCTGACATAGCAACTCCTGTACACTCAACTCCAGCTGACATACGTGAGATGTTTCTATGTCAAGAGCAATACCCCATGATCCCAAAAACATCTTAAGTCCAGGATATGTCTAAATTAGGTCATTTTCTAACTGAGCATATTGCCTGCTCTATGTAACCTGTCAAATGCAGGCGATTCAGTTTAGACAGTCAAGGTATGAGAGATGGAGAATAATACCAAAACTCTATTGTAGTTATCCCAACATAACGCCACA carries:
- the OSBPL1A gene encoding oxysterol-binding protein-related protein 1 isoform X3; the protein is MFSRNDFSIWSILRKCIGMELSKITMPVIFNEPLSFLQRLTEYMEHTYLIHKASSLSDPVERMQCVAAFAVSAVASQWERTGKPFNPLLGETYELVRDDLGFRLISEQVSHHPPVSAFYAEGLNNDFVFHGSIYPKLKFWGKSVEAEPKGIITLELLEHNEAYTWTNPTCCVHNIIVGKLWIEQYGNMEITNHKTGEKCMLNFKPCGLFGKELHKVEGYIQDKSKKKLCALYGKWTECLYSVDLTTFEAYKKNDKKNTEEKKNNKQLGSSDEPDEMPLPDSESVCVIPGSVLLWRIVPRPSNSTQMYNFTNFAMALNELDQEMESVIPKTDCRLRPDIRAMENGEIDAASEEKKRLEEKQRAARKNRSKSEEDWKTRWFHQGPNPYIGGHDWIYSGNYWDRNYFSLPDIY